The Triticum dicoccoides isolate Atlit2015 ecotype Zavitan chromosome 6A, WEW_v2.0, whole genome shotgun sequence genome has a window encoding:
- the LOC119317399 gene encoding uncharacterized protein LOC119317399 codes for MALRGWSHFAPDLLVTVSGDLTELADIARFRSVCTTWRDAGVDAAAAPPSQPPWLLLPSSPSPLFFNPSEDRLYRNIRLPVPAADAHRRRRRRRLSASPHGWILAVDPTDLAASLLHPFTGSVRPLPPLPAFFAETDDLAWDLSPHSIMASCGEVVLVCALDPLADSWAPVPAMPDCNVSSINYAGGDFFVFEEDACRTTIVDSITLAVTAVIQPPPQVDLPTEARVVVAGEELFLLVKSKWMYVFTDDVDFSKAFCVNHRSTNPAWQELTSIGERALFVDPLHGFAVGTTAGFTNLESNTVYSVTTKEASRSSSVKYSVSAFNLQSRTSKKLACRLNELDTAQRGGAAASWIIPRVNEG; via the coding sequence ATGGCCCTCCGCGGCTGGTCGCACTTCgcgccggatctcctcgtgaccgtCTCCGGCGACCTCACGGAGCTCGCGGACATCGCCCGCTTCCGCTCCGTCTGCACCACCTGGCGCGACGCGGGGGTGGACGCCGCGGCCGCGCCTCCGTCgcagcccccgtggctcctcctccCGTCCTCCCCGTCGCCGCTCTTCTTCAACCCCTCGGAGGACCGCCTCTACCGCAACATCCGTCTGCCCGTCCCCGCCGCGGACGcccaccgccggcgccgccgccgccgcctctccgcgTCCCCGCACGGCtggatcctcgccgtcgaccccacCGATCTCGCCGCATCCCTCCTTCACCCCTTCACCGGCTCCGTCCGCCCCCTCCCGCCGCTCCCCGCCTTCTTCGCCGAGACGGATGACCTGGCCTGGGACCTGTCCCCGCACAGCATCATGGCGTCCTGCGGCGAGGTCGTCCTGGTCTGCGCCCTCGACCCTCTCGCGGACTCCTGGGCCCCGGTCCCCGCCATGCCCGACTGCAACGTGAGCAGCATCAACTACGCCGGCGGCGATTTCTTCGTCTTCGAGGAGGACGCGTGCCGCACCACCATCGTCGACTCCATCACCCTCGCGGTCACGGCCGTCATCCAGCCGCCGCCCCAAGTCGACCTCCCCACCGAGGCGCGCGTCGTGGTGGCTGGTGAAGAGCTCTTCCTTCTCGTCAAGTCCAAGTGGATGTACGTCTTTACTGACGACGTGGACTTCTCCAAGGCCTTCTGCGTGAACCACCGGAGCACCAACCCAGCCTGGCAGGAGCTCACCAGCATCGGCGAGCGGGCGCTGTTTGTCGATCCTCTCCACGGGTTCGCTGTGGGGACGACGGCAGGGTTCACGAATCTTGAAAGCAACACGGTCTACTCGGTGACCACCAAGGAGGCGAGCCGTTCCAGCAGTGTGAAATACAGTGTATCGGCTTTCAACCTGCAGAGCCGGACCTCTAAGAAGCTTGCATGCCGGCTGAACGAGCTTGACACGGCTCAGCGTGGCGGGGCGGCGGCATCGTGGATCATACCAAGGGTGAATGAGGGCTGA